In the Xanthobacteraceae bacterium genome, TTTTGTGCGACGCACAAAATATGCTTATTATTCAGGCACTTATTTGACTCTGAAGTTACTCAAAAGTACCCTTGTCTAGAACGCGTGTAAGTAAAGCGTCATGTCCCGCGGTGCGGGCCTAGCCCAAAGGGAAACCAAAAATGAACATGGAGCTGTCTAGGCGACAGTTCTTGCGTGTCGGCGGCGCCGGCATCGCTGGAACTACGCTTGGCGCGCTCGGGTTTGGCGAGGCGGAAGTCGCGCACGCGGCTTCGATCCGTCCTTACAAACTCGCGATGACCAAGGAAGTGCGGAGCAGCTGCCCGTACTGCGCAGTGTGCTGCGGCATGGTCGTTTTCTCGGCGAAGAACGAGAAGACCAACAAGATGGAAGTCACCCACATTGAGGGTGATGCCGACCATCCGGTCAATCGCGGCACGCTGTGCCCGAAAGGCGCCGGCGCCATCGACTACATCCGCTCGAAGACGCGCGTAAAAGAGCCGATGTATCGCAAGCCGGGCGGCGACAAGTTCGAGCCGGTCACCTGGGAATTCGCGATGGAGCGTATCGCGAAGCTCATGAAGGAAGACCGCGACGCGAACTTCATCGAAAAGAACAAGGACGGTGTGACCGTCAATCGCTGGCCGACGATGGCTTTCCTCTCGGGAAGCTCGTGCACCAACGAGACGGGATGGGTGACATGGAAAGTCACTCGCTCGCTCGGGCTGCTACAGGTCGAGAACCAAGCAAGGATATGACACGGACCGACGGTGTCCAGTTTGGGCCCAACATTCGGTCGCGGTGCAATGACGAACTCCTGGACGGACATCAAGAACGCTGATGTCGTCTGGATCATGGGTGGTAACGCTGCGGAAGCGCACCCTTGTGGATTCAAGTGGGTCACCGAGGCGAAAGCCGAACGTGGCGCAAAACTCATGGTCGTCGATCCGCGGTTCAACCGCTCGGCCGCCATGGCGGATCATTATTCGCCGATCCGTTCCGGTACTGACATTGCCTTCCTGTCTGGCGTCATCAACTACCTGCTGACGAACGACAAGATTCAGCACGAGTACGTCAAGAACTACACGAACATTTCCTTCATCGTGAAGGAGGGGTTCGGCTTCAATGAAGGTCTCTTCACGGGCTACAACGAGTCGACGCGCAGCTATGCCCGCGACACGTGGCAGTACGAGATGGGGCCTGATGGCTTCGTCGTGAAGGACGAGACGCTGTCGCATCCGCGCTGCGTGTATCAGATCATGAAGAAGCACTTCTCGATCTATACGCCGGAGCTGGTCGAGCGCATTTCCGGTTCGCCGAAGGAGAAATTCCTGAAGGTGGCCGAATGGGCGGCTTCGACCTCGACGCGTGATCGTTCGATGACGATCATGTACGCGCTTGGCTGGACCCAGCACTCGCACGGTGCACAGAACATCCGTTGCGCGGCGATGATCCAGCTTCTGCTCGGCAACATCGGCGTGCCCGGCGGCGGCATCAACGCGCTGCGCGGTCACTCGAACGTGCAGGGCATTACGGACATCGGAACGCTGACGGCGTCGTTGCCGGGTTATCTGGCAATGCCGGTCGATAGCGAGCCGACGCTCGAATCGCATCTGACCAAACGTCAGTTCAAGCCGATTCAGGCGAACCAGACGAGCTACTGGCAGAACTATCGCAAGTTCTACGTCAGCTTCCTGAAGAGCATGTACGGCGACAAGGCGACCAAGGAAAACGAGTTCGGCTATCAATATCTGCCGAAGCTCGACGTCGCTTACGATGTGCTGCGCATGTTCGACGTGATGCATCAGGGCAGGACCACCGGTCTGCTCTGCCAAGGCTTCAATCCGATGATGTCGGTTTCGAATTCCCGCAAGGTCGTTGCGGCGCTTTCGAGACTGAAGTTCCTGGTCAGCATGGATCCCATCGAAACGGACACTGCCCGGTTCTGGGAAAATCATGGCGAGTACAACAACGTCGATACCGCCAGCATCAAGACCGAAGTGTTCATGCTTCCGGTGACTTCCTTCGTCGAGGAAGAAGGCAGCTTCACCAACTCCAGCCGTGCGGTGATGTGGAAGTGGGCCGCGGCCGATCCTGTCGGTCAGTCCCGCAAGGACATCGAAATCCTCGCCGACCTCTATCTCCGTATTCGCAAGATGTACGAGAAGGACGGTGGCAAAGGTATCGAGCCGCTCATGGCCGCGAGCTGGAACTACAAGGATCCGCATGATCCGTCGGCTGACGAACTTGCCAAGGAGCTTAACGGCAAGGCGCTCGTCGATCTCAAGGACGCGGAAGGCAAGGTTGTCCGCGCCGCCGGCCAGCAGCTCGCCACTTTCGGCGAAATGCGGGACGACGGTACGACCGATGGCGTCCAGTGGATTTACACTGGCTTCTACGGTCCGAATGGCAACTGGGCTATGCGCCGCGACAACGCCGATCCTTCGGGCATGAACGTATACGGCAACTGGGGCTTCTCCTGGCCGGCCAACCGCCGCATTCTCTACAATCGTGCGTCGGCTGACGTTCAGGGCAATCCCTGGAGCGATGCGAAGAAGTACGTCTTCTGGGACGGCAAGCGCTGGACTGGTGCGGACGTGCCTGACTTCGTGCCGACCAATGCCCCGTCGAATGGAACTGGTCCCTTCATCATGAACGCGGAGGGCGTGTCTCGCCTGTTCGCGGCTCCCATGAACGAAGGCCCGCTGCCGGTTCACTACGAGCCGTTTGAATCTCCGGTCGAGAACGTGTTGTGGCCGAAGATCAAGGGCAATCCGGTGGCGCGTGTGTTCAAGAACGACCTGGAAGTGTTCGGTAATCCGAAAGACTTCCCGATCGTCGCGACCACGTATCGTCTCGTCGAGCACTTCCACTTCTGGACCAAAAACGTCCACATGAACGCGGTCGCTCAGCCGGAGTTCTTCGTGGAAATGTCCGAAGAGCTTGCTGCGGAGAAGGGGATCAAGAAGGGCCAGATGGTCCGTATCTGGTCCAACCGCGGCGAAGTGAAGGGCAAGGCAGTCGTCACCAAGCGGCTGAAGCCGTTCAAGATCGATGGCAAAACCGTCCACCAGGTCGGCCTGCCGTTGAACTTCGGCTTCGTCGGCGAAACCAAGAAAGCCTCGCCGATCAACTCGCTGACTCCTTATGTCGGCGACGCAAACTCGCAGACGCCTGAATTCAAGGCGTTCCTTGTCAACATCGAGCCCATTTCCGGGCCGTCGGCATAAGGGGAGGAAGCACAATGTATCCCGTAATTCCGAACCCGATTGCCAAGCCGGTTGACGCGAAGTTTGGCGAGAAAGACCTGATCAAGCGTTCGGCGACGAACATCACGCCTGCCGCGACCCGGCAGACGGAAGTCGCCAAGCTGATCGACGTCTCGAAGTGCATCGGTTGCAAGGCATGTCAGGTGGCGTGCCTTGAGTGGAACAACTTGACCGAAGAGGTCGGTGTCAACGTGGGTGTTTACGACAACCCGCACGATCTGACGCCGAACACTTGGACGTTGATGCGTTACACCGAATATGAGAATCCGGAATCCGGCAATCTTGAGTGGCTGATCCGCAAGGACGGCTGCATGCATTGCGAGGATCCGGGCTGTCTCAAGGCGTGTCCGGCTCCGGGCGCGATCGTGCAGTACTCCAACGGAATCGTCGATTTCGTGAAAGCGAACTGCATCGGCTGCGGTTATTGCATCAAGGGATGCCCGTTCAACATCCCGCGCATTTCCAAGGTCGATAACAAGGCCTACAAGTGCACGCTCTGCTCCGACCGTGTCGCGGTCGGCCAGGGACCGGCTTGCCAAAAGGCTTGCCCGACCCAGGCCATCGTCTTCGGCACCAAGGACGAGATGAAGAAGTGGGCCGAGAAGCGCATCACGGATCTCAAGTCGCGCGGCTTCAAGAATGCCGGCCTCTACGATCCGCCGGGAGTGCAGGGTACGCACGTCATGTACGTGCTCCAGCACGCCGACAAGCCCAGCATCTACGCCGGTCTTGCCGACAATCCGCGTATCTCTCCGATCGTCGAACTGTGGAAGGGCGGCACCAAATATGCCGGTCTTGCGCTGATCGGCCTGACAGCCGCGTTCGGTTTCATCCACCATCTGGTGGCGGGAGCGAACCGTGTCACCGAACACGACGAGCAGGAAGCCAAGCGTCTGGCAGGGAAGTGACCGATGACAGCTTCAACAGAGGTCGCACCGGGAGATGCCGTCCACCGCGGTGAGCAGGTCGTCGTAGACCGCTACTCCACGGGCGCGCGCATCAACCACTGGATTACGGCGGCGAGCCTCGTGCTCCTCGCCATTTCCGGGCTCGCGCTGTTCCATCCGTCGCTGTTCTGGATGACCGCCTTTTTCGGCGGTGGTCCGAACACGCGGGCAATTCATCCGTGGATCGGCGTCGTGCTGTTCTTCGGGTTTCTTGGCCTGTTCATCCGCTTCTGGAAACTCAATCTCTGGGAGCACACCGACAACGTCTGGCTGAAGAAGATCAAAGACGTTGTGATGAGCAACGAGGAGAATCTGCCCGAGGTCGGAAAGTACAATGCCGGTCAGAAGATGGTGTTCTGGTCGATGTCGATCTTGATCATTCTTCTGATCACGAGCGGCATCGTTATCTGGGAACAATACTTCGGCCATTACTTCTCGATCGAGCAGCGCCGTTTGGCGGTGCTCGTGCATGCGGTCGCGGCTGTCGCTGCGATTTGCGTCTGGATTGTCCATGTCTATGCGGCGATCTGGGTACGGGGCACGATCAGCGCCATGACCCGCGGGCGGGTCACGGGTGGCTGGGCGTGGCGGCATCATCGGAAGTGGTTACGAGAACTCGTATCCGGCAAGTAAAATATTTTACGGCAGGGGGCGCCGGCGGCTATAATTGCTGCCGGCGCCTTTCTCTTGACTACCCGCCGCGTGGCCCGTGCGGTTCGAGAGGTGAGTAATGTCAGCGAATATCGAACCCGATCCTTCAATCATCGGGAATATCGCAAAGCCTCCTTTTGTGAAGCTGCCTGATCCTGCGAGAATTTTCGCGGATCGCGCTGCGCGCTTCCGTGCGCTCGCATCGGGACATCAGCTTGAATCCTATTTGAAGTTGCTTGCCGGTATCGCGCAGGCGCAATCCGACATTCAGCAGGGTTTGCCTGAGGCGATCTTGCCGGAAGCGTCGGTTCTGACGCGCGCGCAAGAACACAAGATGCCGCCGCTCGACCGCAATGCGTTCAATCCGGACGGCGTCTTTGACGAGACCTTTGATCGTCTTTTGGCGCAGGCCGAGCTGCTTGAGATGCCAGCCGAAGCGAAAGCTGCGCTGGATCGCGTCAAAACGGCCGAACGCGCAGCGCGTGACATGATGATTCATAACGTGCTCGCCGACTCGATTCCCTTCGAGGCGTTGGCAGATCATGTCTTCGTCTCCGCGGCGCTTCAGGTGCATTTCGTTCGTCTGGCGGCGCGGCTGGACGACAAAACGCTCGTTGAAATCGGAAACGGCGTTTGTCCGTCCTGCGGCGGCGCGCCGGCCAGCACCATGATCGTTGGCTGGGCGGGAGCCGATGGCACGCGCTTCTGTTCGTGCTCTCTGTGCGGAACGCTCTGGAACTACATCCGCGTGCAATGCACGTTGTGCGGCTCCAACAAGCGGATGCAGTATCAGGAGATCGAAGGCTACGAAGGGCAGATCAAGGCGGAAATCTGCGAAGAGTGCCGTGGCTACGTCAAGATGCTCTACCAGCAGAAGAACCGCGACCTAGAACCGATCGCGGATGATGTGGCGAGCCTAGGTCTCGATTTGCTGGTCAGGGAGCTGGGCTTCCGGAGGGGTGGCGTAAATCCCTTCCTGATCGGCTATTGAGGCGCGCATCGTGTCCAGGGATGCAGGGCCGCTTCGAAATATCCCCTCGGTCGATGAAGTCCTGAAGACTGCCATCGCCGTTTCCGCCGTGGAGCGCTTCGGTCGACAGTCGGTGGTAAAGGCCGTGCGCGTCACGATCGGCGAAGCGCGGAAGAAAATGCGCGGCAATGGTGTTCACCCGGTCGAAGCGAGCAACATCGCTTCCGCCGCATCGAACCTTCTGGAACAGGAAGCGCAGCCGAAAGTTCGCCCCGTATTCAATCTCTCGGGGACGGTATTGCATACCAATCTTGGACGCGCGCAATTGGCGGAAGCGGCAATCGAAGCCGCAACTGTTGCCATGCGCGAAACCATCGCGCTCGAATTCGATATCGGAGAAGGCAAACGCGGCGAGCGGGATACGCTGGTTCGCGATCTCCTCTGCGAGTTGACCGGCGCAGAAGATGCGACAGTCGTAAATAATAACGCGGCTGCCGTACTGCTGGTTTTGAATTCTCTCGCAAAAGGCAAGGAAGCCATCGTTTCGCGCGGTGAATTGATCGAAATTGGCGGCGCGTTTCGTATGCCGGAAATCATGTCGCGCGCAGGCGCGAAGCTGGTTGAGGTGGGTACTACAAACCGCACCCATGAAAAGGACTACGCCGGCGCCATCGGGGCAAAGACAGGCCTCGTTCTGAAGGTGCATACCTCGAACTATCGGATCGAGGGTTTCACCAAAGAGGTGGAGGCGGACAAGCTCGCGATCATTACCCGCAAGCACAAGGTTCCGCTGGTCAACGATCTCGGCTCCGGCACGCTGATCGATCTTTCGCAATTCGGCATGTCGCATGAACCGACTGTTGCCGAGGCCGTGAAGGAAGGCGCCGATCTTGTCACTTTCTCCGGCGACAAATTGCTCGGCGGCCCGCAGGCCGGTTTCATCGTCGGAACGAAAGAACTGATCGCAAAGATCAACAAGAACCCGATGAAACGCGCACTGCGCATGGATAAAATCCGTCTCGCTGCACTCGAAGCAACGCTTCGGCTTTATCGCGACCCGGATAAACTTGCGGCCTTGCTCCCAACCGTGCGCATGATTTCCCGCAAGAAGCGCGATATCGAAGCCGCCGCGAAGCGCTTGCTTCCTGTCTTCGCCCAAGCGGTTGGAGATGCCTTCGAAGTCGCGGTCACCGCTTGCGCCAGCCAGATCGGTTCCGGGGCGTTGCCGCAGGAGACGATCGAAAGCGCCGGAATTGCCATCCGTGCGAAGGTGAAAAGTGGCGGCGCGATCGCGGACCTGTCGAATGCATTCCGCGCGTTGCCTATTCCCGTGGTCGGGCATATCGAAGACCGGGCGCTGATCTTCGACCTGCGCTGCCTAATGCGTGAGGATTCATTCGCAGCCAACCTCGCTTCGCTTCGCGTGAAGGGAAGCAACTGATGGCGTTGTTCTCCCGGAAACAAAGGGCGGAAGACGCGGTCTCGAACGCCGCGGAGCAGATGGCTGCCGCCTTCGAGGCGTCGCAACGCGGTGATTACGAAACCGCGCTAGCGATCTGGGGACCGCTGGCGCATCAGGGCGTTGGCCGCGCGCAGAACAATGTGGGCGCGTGTTTCTCCGAGGGCCTCGGCGTGGAACGCGATCTGGCCCTTGCGATCAAGTGGCTGACGCTTTCCGCCGAAGGTGGCGACGCGGTGGGGCAACGCAATCTGGCGGCGGCTTATTTCAAGGGCGAAGGCGTCGAAGAAAACGCCGTTCGCGCCGCCGAACTGTATCAGCTCTCCGCGACACAGGGCGACGCAGCCGCACAGGACATGCTGTCGTGGATGTTGCTGGAAGGCGAGATCATCCCGCCCGACTACGCGGAGTCAAAACGTCTCGCGGAGGCGGCGGCCTCTCAGGGCAACGTACCTTCGATGACCCGCCTCGGCATGATCTATCACAACGCGCTTGGCGTGGAACGCAGTGCGCAGGAGGCTGTGCGCTGGTGGGACAAGGCTGCCGCGCGTGGTGACGCCGATGCGCAGGCGATGCTCGGCGCAGCTTATCATCTCGGCGCAGGCGTCCCGCGCGATCCTGTTTCCGCGTTGATGTGGCTGCTGCGGGGTCAATATGGCGGGAGCCAGCTTGCGACTCCGTTCATCGATCCGGTCCGTGCTGCGATGGACGATGCGGACAGGGAGCGTGCGAAGAAGCTCGCAGAAATGCCGCTGCCGGAGCCGGTCGCATGATTATCGGAACGGCAGGACATATCGACCACGGCAAGACCTCGCTGGTGCGCGTTCTCACTGGCGTCGATACCGACCGCCTGAAGGAAGAAAAGAAGCGCGGCATTTCCATCGATCTCGGCTTCGCCTATCTCCGCAAGGACGATGCGACGCTTGGTTTCGTCGACGTTCCGGGTCACGAAAAGTTCGTCCACAACATGCTGGCTGGTGCGACCGGCATCGACTTCGTGCTGCTCGTGGTCGCGGCGGATGACGGCGTGATGCCGCAGACCGCGGAGCATCTCGCGATCGTCGATCTGCTCGGCGTCGATCATGGCGTCGTCGCTATCACCAAGGCCGATATGGTGAGCGAGGAACGTCTCGCCGAAGTCAGAACGCAGATCGCGAATACGCTCGCCACGACGACGCTGCGCGACGCCGAAATCTTTGCGGTGTCGAGCATCACGGGACAGGGCATCGACGATTTGCGCGCGCGCCTGTTCGCCGCAGCGGCACAGACAGCGCGCCGTCCTGCCGACGGCCGCTTCCGGCTCGCAGTGGACCGCTCCTTCACGATGCCGGGTGCCGGTACGGTCGTTACCGGAACAGTTCTGTCCGGCCGCGTGACGGTTGGGGATGCGGTTGTCATCAGCCCGTCGGGATTGAGCGCTCGCGTGCGCGCCATTCATGCGCAGAATCGTCCGGCGGAAACGGGTGTTGCCGGCGACCGCTGTGCGCTTAACCTGACCGGCGACAAGATCACCAAGGAAGCAATTTCCCGTGGCGATGTTGTCATGGATCCGGAACTGCACGCGCCCACCATGCGCGCCGACGTGACTGTGCGCGTCCTGCAGTCCGAGACAAAGCCGCTGACTCAATGGATGCCGGTCCGGCTACATCATGCATCGTCGGAAGTCGGCGCACGTATTGTTTTGCTTGGCGAAGAACCAACTGCACCCGGTACGGAATCCCTCGTGCAACTCGTGCTCGATCAGCCGATCGCCGCCGCCGCAGGCGACCGCTATGTGTTGCGCGATACCACCGCGCAACGGACGATTGCTGGTGGCCGTCTTGTCGATTTGC is a window encoding:
- the fdnG gene encoding formate dehydrogenase-N subunit alpha, yielding MNMELSRRQFLRVGGAGIAGTTLGALGFGEAEVAHAASIRPYKLAMTKEVRSSCPYCAVCCGMVVFSAKNEKTNKMEVTHIEGDADHPVNRGTLCPKGAGAIDYIRSKTRVKEPMYRKPGGDKFEPVTWEFAMERIAKLMKEDRDANFIEKNKDGVTVNRWPTMAFLSGSSCTNETGWVTWKVTRSLGLLQVENQARIUHGPTVSSLGPTFGRGAMTNSWTDIKNADVVWIMGGNAAEAHPCGFKWVTEAKAERGAKLMVVDPRFNRSAAMADHYSPIRSGTDIAFLSGVINYLLTNDKIQHEYVKNYTNISFIVKEGFGFNEGLFTGYNESTRSYARDTWQYEMGPDGFVVKDETLSHPRCVYQIMKKHFSIYTPELVERISGSPKEKFLKVAEWAASTSTRDRSMTIMYALGWTQHSHGAQNIRCAAMIQLLLGNIGVPGGGINALRGHSNVQGITDIGTLTASLPGYLAMPVDSEPTLESHLTKRQFKPIQANQTSYWQNYRKFYVSFLKSMYGDKATKENEFGYQYLPKLDVAYDVLRMFDVMHQGRTTGLLCQGFNPMMSVSNSRKVVAALSRLKFLVSMDPIETDTARFWENHGEYNNVDTASIKTEVFMLPVTSFVEEEGSFTNSSRAVMWKWAAADPVGQSRKDIEILADLYLRIRKMYEKDGGKGIEPLMAASWNYKDPHDPSADELAKELNGKALVDLKDAEGKVVRAAGQQLATFGEMRDDGTTDGVQWIYTGFYGPNGNWAMRRDNADPSGMNVYGNWGFSWPANRRILYNRASADVQGNPWSDAKKYVFWDGKRWTGADVPDFVPTNAPSNGTGPFIMNAEGVSRLFAAPMNEGPLPVHYEPFESPVENVLWPKIKGNPVARVFKNDLEVFGNPKDFPIVATTYRLVEHFHFWTKNVHMNAVAQPEFFVEMSEELAAEKGIKKGQMVRIWSNRGEVKGKAVVTKRLKPFKIDGKTVHQVGLPLNFGFVGETKKASPINSLTPYVGDANSQTPEFKAFLVNIEPISGPSA
- a CDS encoding formate dehydrogenase subunit gamma, which codes for MTASTEVAPGDAVHRGEQVVVDRYSTGARINHWITAASLVLLAISGLALFHPSLFWMTAFFGGGPNTRAIHPWIGVVLFFGFLGLFIRFWKLNLWEHTDNVWLKKIKDVVMSNEENLPEVGKYNAGQKMVFWSMSILIILLITSGIVIWEQYFGHYFSIEQRRLAVLVHAVAAVAAICVWIVHVYAAIWVRGTISAMTRGRVTGGWAWRHHRKWLRELVSGK
- a CDS encoding sel1 repeat family protein, translated to MALFSRKQRAEDAVSNAAEQMAAAFEASQRGDYETALAIWGPLAHQGVGRAQNNVGACFSEGLGVERDLALAIKWLTLSAEGGDAVGQRNLAAAYFKGEGVEENAVRAAELYQLSATQGDAAAQDMLSWMLLEGEIIPPDYAESKRLAEAAASQGNVPSMTRLGMIYHNALGVERSAQEAVRWWDKAAARGDADAQAMLGAAYHLGAGVPRDPVSALMWLLRGQYGGSQLATPFIDPVRAAMDDADRERAKKLAEMPLPEPVA
- the fdhE gene encoding formate dehydrogenase accessory protein FdhE; its protein translation is MSANIEPDPSIIGNIAKPPFVKLPDPARIFADRAARFRALASGHQLESYLKLLAGIAQAQSDIQQGLPEAILPEASVLTRAQEHKMPPLDRNAFNPDGVFDETFDRLLAQAELLEMPAEAKAALDRVKTAERAARDMMIHNVLADSIPFEALADHVFVSAALQVHFVRLAARLDDKTLVEIGNGVCPSCGGAPASTMIVGWAGADGTRFCSCSLCGTLWNYIRVQCTLCGSNKRMQYQEIEGYEGQIKAEICEECRGYVKMLYQQKNRDLEPIADDVASLGLDLLVRELGFRRGGVNPFLIGY
- the fdxH gene encoding formate dehydrogenase subunit beta, translated to MYPVIPNPIAKPVDAKFGEKDLIKRSATNITPAATRQTEVAKLIDVSKCIGCKACQVACLEWNNLTEEVGVNVGVYDNPHDLTPNTWTLMRYTEYENPESGNLEWLIRKDGCMHCEDPGCLKACPAPGAIVQYSNGIVDFVKANCIGCGYCIKGCPFNIPRISKVDNKAYKCTLCSDRVAVGQGPACQKACPTQAIVFGTKDEMKKWAEKRITDLKSRGFKNAGLYDPPGVQGTHVMYVLQHADKPSIYAGLADNPRISPIVELWKGGTKYAGLALIGLTAAFGFIHHLVAGANRVTEHDEQEAKRLAGK
- the selA gene encoding L-seryl-tRNA(Sec) selenium transferase, encoding MSRDAGPLRNIPSVDEVLKTAIAVSAVERFGRQSVVKAVRVTIGEARKKMRGNGVHPVEASNIASAASNLLEQEAQPKVRPVFNLSGTVLHTNLGRAQLAEAAIEAATVAMRETIALEFDIGEGKRGERDTLVRDLLCELTGAEDATVVNNNAAAVLLVLNSLAKGKEAIVSRGELIEIGGAFRMPEIMSRAGAKLVEVGTTNRTHEKDYAGAIGAKTGLVLKVHTSNYRIEGFTKEVEADKLAIITRKHKVPLVNDLGSGTLIDLSQFGMSHEPTVAEAVKEGADLVTFSGDKLLGGPQAGFIVGTKELIAKINKNPMKRALRMDKIRLAALEATLRLYRDPDKLAALLPTVRMISRKKRDIEAAAKRLLPVFAQAVGDAFEVAVTACASQIGSGALPQETIESAGIAIRAKVKSGGAIADLSNAFRALPIPVVGHIEDRALIFDLRCLMREDSFAANLASLRVKGSN